The genomic stretch tttttttttttaaatttatgttcaAACATAAATTACTTCTCACTAAAAGTAACTTTTTGGAAATCACTTTTAAAAAAGAATActtctcaaaataaattaattttataagcTTCGCCAAACATGCTATGTAGCTCCAATGTCTACGTTATAATAAGAGCCCGAAGCTAAAAGAGACACTTTTTCAGGCTTAGGAGTCAAAACAGACAGTACTTTTATTTATGTTACAAAATGGACGGTTTGCTCATTTTGGGGTAAACTACAACTAACACCGTCTGTCAACGTTTggggaagaaaaaaaatattaatacagCTTGCCCAAAAATGGGCAAACtacatttcataaaaaaaattgtaatagtTTGCCCACAAATGGACAAACTACTGAGAGATTCTTATTGAAAACGTTTGCCCACAAAATTATTGAGAGATTCGCCACTTTAGTGTTATTTCTAAAACGATTCTTATATAATGAACGTTTTGTCTcttcaatttttgagaaatagtacaactttttcacttataaatatgttgttgtttactttattttatctcaTTCATCACAAGCTACATTCATTGTTCACGAAAAGCTTTCTTTTTTCCCAAATAGTTATTCATTTAAATTTCttataaggataaaaataatgagtgacaCCGTTAGGGTTAGTTTAGTTATTGGGGTGGAGAAGTTTTGTATGAAGGTGGTTCGGTTAGATATAGTCTTTCTGCAAAAATGGTTCAAgtgtttaaaataaaatgaagtttGCAAGCCCCAGTAGTGTAATGCATAATCCTTACAAAAATAATACGCATGCCAGTGGTTCCATAACATGGCTACTTTACTGTTTTgcaaaaattcaagattaaatcttcttaaattaattataaacataaacatccgtacaattattttttttctctattgacTATAGTCTAAGAAAAATTTTAAGCCGCTAAATTGAAATGTAAAACTTATTAAGGTTATAAATATAATGCTGGAAAATTTTCTTTTACTGAGccgaattaaagaaaaataaaaaaattaactcaaattcaaaagtatcttgatattttaataaagtagatgaacaagaaaaaaatatgaaaaatcgtGTCAACAAAATAATTGAGATTGAAGATATTGATGTCTTGACTTATAGAAGAAGTTTAGAAACTATAATTTACAATTTTTATGAGATTGATGTTATGAAGTGTGCAATATGAACTTCTTATACAAGAGTGGGAATaagttttttattcaaaaaatagtatacttcctctgtttcaaaaataatgacctgcttattttttttatcagtttCAAAAGTAAATgtcctctttccttttttgataaTACTTCTTTAAAATTTCACgtgacatatttaagaccacaagattaaagtatATTTTGATACACTTGACATAACTTtagtttaggaccacaagatttaaaataaaataaaatttcttaaacTCCTTGCCAAGTtaaattaggtcattcttttttaaatagagggagtattaaaaaaatagataaattatattctaagaaaatatttatataatacataaattgaattctaagaaaACTGTTATGTAATTAAATACTTTTGTAGTGTTAaataggggtgtacataggtcgggttggttcgatttttattaaaaaaaaaaaaaaccaatcatgtcggtttattaaaactacaaaccaaatcaaaccaacataaaattggttttttcggtttaggttttagtcgttttttttggattttttgtttttttttgttttttttttataatctttagtttttacaattatattgtgatcgaaaattagatcaaatatgttttcactcatgtgctaataaaaaccataattatgaaaaaatgaggagcgaaaagctcttttgaaactaaaaagtgagatgaagagtgaaaagtttaggttttaagtttatattgggttttcgatcatttaattagcaattaatggatgaatattacaacttaaaggctcaaatctaaatatatagggcaaaattcaaaaatagcatacttatccccttaattatgagtttcataattacataatatagcaagttgtattttgtatctttgaaaactgttgctacaaaaatacaaatacatatgatttttattgtccttatgatcgatatgtattttgtatttttgcaaattgttgctacaaaaatacaaatacatatgctacaaaatgtaattcgTAAAAGTGTcgctattttttttgtaatttaatacttaagtatgctattttatgtattttttcaaatatatatctacatctactttcaaattattgaaaattactaaaactagttgaaaaaatatttaaaaagaagattataattaatattttttgtataaaaaattttaaatattatatatatattatgtcgctttgattcgggttcggtttgacttttttttggttaacaccaaatcaaaccaagaatggtcgattttttttctaacgccaaaccaatcaaaccaaatcataagtcgattttttttctcggtttgatttggttcgtcggttcggtttgatttgaCGGTTTGATCTGTACACCCTTAGTATTAAATATCGGTAtctctaattttaaattatgaatttaaaaaatatagataacaaaatataatttataaaaatcaaaacttgtgataaaaaatgaatagcaaataatactccctccgtatTCTTTCGTTTAAAAAGGAATGACCTAATttcttttttagtccgtttaaaaaagaatgacctctttccttttttggcaacaCTTTACTTTCAACTTTTCATGTGGCATGTTTAGGTacacaagattaaaggatattttggtacatttgacacaactttaatttaaggccacaagattcaaaaatcttctttattttcttaaactttgtttcaagtcaaagtaggtcattcattttgaaatgaagggagtacttatattaagtaaaataaacaacaattactgaataagaatagattttattcaaatttaaattgaaaaacatATTACATGACAGATTCGgactaataaaattataaaaaagcatACTGCACAAACATTAAACTCACTGAATGACTACATGATAACTAATCAACggcaaaaaaatttcaaatcaaacatcaaatacacataaaaacttccaatattttctttttttctgttcTTCATTTCATTTCCTTTTCAAAACACGTTTCTCCTGCTCAGTTTCATTAAGCATATCTTCAAAtgagtttatttttcttttgattcttttaGCAATGTCATAAGAAAATTTCTATCTTCTATGACTTCATTGAGATTAAATAGTGTGTCAAACTTCATAGTGTTCAGTGAAGTCGCGATATCTCCATCGAATATGGGTCTCTTCAATTGTGGTGGAATGATGTACGTTTCATTTATTGACATACTTTATACACTGAAAATAATCACATCCACCATTTttctaaaacaacaaaataaggaaaaatgttAACATACACATATTTTTAATTGAACAACTTAAACATTTTACCTTCGAACGTGCACAGCTCCAAAACTTACGACCAAGAATTTTTGGAGtccttgatatttttatttttataatattcatTGCATTTACATACATCCAGTTCAATTCAATATAAAAACATTTCGAATTGTTGAGACATTATTATTAAGGGATTCTCAAAGTCCAAAAAGGTGATATTAGTAGAATAATATGATAGATGGATGAgataaaattgagtgaataacAACACATATATATGTGAAAAAGTTGTACCATTTCTCAAAAATTGAAGTGACAAAACGTTCActatataaaaatcttttcagaAATAACAATCAGGTGGCGAATCTCTCAGTAGTTTtgtgggcaaaagttttcaataagTGCTGTTCATTTCGACTCTTAAGTATGAAAAAATATTCCTTTTAACTCCGAACTCATATAATAACGCATTTGAGCACTCTTGGGGATCAAGGTTGCTTCCTTCGGCAAGCGTTAAAAATGATCAAAGTCATTATTTCACGATTATACACTTTTTTTGTTAACTTTTATCTTACAACTCAAATGttgttttaataatatttatgtgCTTTTCTTAAAAATTTCTCATTGAAACAAAATATACGTGTCAAAAGATTAGTTATTGAGAAAATGTACGACGTACTCAATGCAATCCCATAAGTGGATCTAAATGCAATCCCATAAGTGGATCTAAAGAGggtaataaagataaatattagCTAAATTTATATTTAAGAGTAATTAATCGTTGTTGTTTTAAGACCACACCACATTATGAAGAACAACATTATGGAAAAGATCACTAGAAAGCAACACACCAAATGGTTGAGATTTGAGAAGTTAAAAACATCTCACAAGAACATTATGGCAAGAGCATTTTATTTGAAGAGCATGATAGTCAAGTACAACAGCATTACAGCTCTATCACTATCCCATCTAATAAAAACCAACTTCTAAAACATATATTATGCCTGAAACTGCAGAAACAAACACTGCAACTTTGACATGGAAACCCGACGAAGTGAAAATATAGAACGGAGACGAAAGAGTCCTATACGTAAAAGCACTTCTTGTGATTTGTACAGGCCACTTGGATACCGGTGTATAAAAAGAATGGAACTGGCACAGCTTAGAAAACAAGGCATTCCGATTGGAATGTGACTCTGGAAGCAATTCTAGCTAGCAGAATGCGACACCTAAGAAGAACAGCAGCCACTTTTTTGGTTAACAGGTTGTCCGCGTATCTGCACGGTGGGTGGCTTTGCATTGTTTGATGCTGGCTGTGTTGCCATCCTGTATCAAGTAGTCAAAAACgtcaaacaaataaaattttggcAAAATATATATGGACTACCTACCAGCTTTTGTTCAGACTGTAGTGAAACATACCGCTTTTTAGCATATCAAGATCATATCTTAATGGGATTAATCAGTTTCAAGCAATTACTCcataaagttttgaaaatagttCCATAGTCAAACTCGCGTGAATACAGGTTCGAAGTAATCAATAAGGAGGTGAAAGTACTAGAATAATGAACAGAAAATACCTATTCTTTATCTCAGCTGCCATTGCCATGAAAGCTTGCTCAACATTAGTGGCACTCTTTGCACTAGCCTCCATAAATGGAATGCCAATTTCATCAGCAAATGCCTAGTATGTGAATCAAGAACTATTTCAGTCAATTGAAAAGCATTGTGCTAGAAGGacaaaccaaaaaagaaaatgaacaGAATGCTAGATCTTAACCTTTGCTGTATCGTACGACACTGCTCGGTTATCATTCAAGTCAGACTTGTTTCCAACCAAAAGCTTGTTTACATTTTCGCTTGCATAGCGATCAATTTCACTCAACCATTGCTTAACATTGTTGAAGCTTTCTTGATCAGTTATAtcataaactatctgccagaatattcaaagaaaaaatacaagaGTAAGGATTTCATCAAGCGAAAAGGAAAAAAGTTAACTGATTCATTTGCTTTATAAAGGAGTCACGGAAACATACTATTATGCCATGTGCCCCACGGTAGTAACTACTTGTGATTGTCCTGAAACGTTCTTGTCCAGCAGTGTCCCACTGGCAAATGTAACACAGACGAGGACttaaaatttcattttgaaaATGCATAATGACAGGAACAAAAGCTAGCAGATAAATTCAGATTATTTTCAATTGTAAAAGAACACAACTCAATCCTAGAGCACCTGATATCTGTATGGAAGAATTAAAATAAAGATTCAAGTGAAGTGCATAAATCCATGGAAAACCACACAGAAtattataacaaaaatattagAAGTTGTATTCATCACCTAGCTAATTTGTAACCTCTAAAGCTACTTGACCTTTTCCAAAAGAAATTAACATGAATAAATTCTGTCAATTCTCAAcccaaaaaaactaaaagaaagaaagaaaaccatACAATTTGAAGTTTAATAGTCTTCCCATCTTGCTCCACAGTACGTATTTTCTGCAACATAAAGTAGGAACTTCACCAACTGCAAGAATTTTATATATGTAAGTCACTACTAATTTTGGCTTACAAAGTCAACACCAATTGTGCTGATGTAGCTGTCCAAATAAGAGTCATCCTGCATCAGAAGAGAAGGAAGCAGTTAATCAGCTTATAAAACATAATGATCTAGAAATGTATCACATTTGTTTGGACACAAAGCAAGATTTCCAAAACAATTAAATCCAGTGCCCATCACAAATGCTAAAGAGTTTACATCACTATCAAAAGGCAATTTACACCAGGATTCTAATAACTGCAGACATCtacatttgaaataaaaaatgactgtACTTTATCCTCAAGGCATCTATCATTTTGTTCTTTCCCCACAGCCCAAGACATGCTGGCAGGCACAGTTCTCCATGTTGCTGTCttccttttctctattttctaacTATCATCAGCTGCTTTAAGCTTTCTCTTAATAGCTTGTGCAAATGTATTTGACAGGAAGGGTCCAAACTCGAGATCAAAAAAAAGCCAAATAAAATAGAAATGTGGCATTCACAAGGATAGTCATGACATAAGTATGTGCATGACCTAATTGAGCAATGACCTAATAACTTGGACCTAACCTGACAGAAATTCTAAAATGCTTAGATAAGGCTATAGAGGAGCAACATGGGGCAACTTCCATATCTGCTGCTAAATACACGAGCACATGTCAACATGTGCAACTTCCCTGGTTTCATTGCTTATATCAGCCATTAAAAGAATCATGCAAGTAACATTCAGCTCAGATGCAAAAGTAACTATAAGTGGGACAAAATTGAATGAGATGAAAATACTCACGGCAAATCTCAGGAGAAGACATGACTTTCCAACACCTGAATCTCCTATCAACAGAAGTTTGAACAAGTAGTCACTGCAGAAAGCATAAGAAGAGACGGCGTTAAGTTCCATTTGAGCTGAAATTAACAATAATCTTTATAGGCAGATAGATTTTTATGAAGGGAACTTAAGAAATACAAGGTCCCATCCAGTAAACCTTCTGGCATCTTTAGGTCGAGGTGCAAACTAGTAGTCAGCAAGAATTGAGGTTACATAATGAAGCGGAGTAAGAACCATATGGTCCTAAGTTCAAATTCTAGAGGAGGCAAAACACTAAGTGATTTCTTTCTGTCTGTTCAAGCCTTGGTGGATAAAGGTACCCCCAGTGGCTACACCATAGATTTGTCAAGGTGCATGTAAGGACCTGGACACCATggttataaataaaaagaagaatcgTGTGAACATTGATAGGACCCCAGCAACCTAATCCTTATGAATCAAATCCATCAAAAATTCTCTACGAGCACCTGGACTAAGACAAAAAAGTGATCAATACAGTTCttttttatcttgttattatGGTAATGTCAGGACAGCTTGTGTACCTTGACCAATGCATGGGGCAGCCTGCTACAGCCAACAAGCACAAATTCCGTGTAAATCAATGCACATAGAAAACTCATATTCTTCCCTTTCTTGAGATTGATTTGAATAACAGGCAGAAACTAAAAACCAAAATGGTACCAACCAAGCTCCTAAATCATCaaataagaatcaaagaaaatggtCAATTTAGCACTCAAAGGGTGTCGCATAGCGGTCAATGAAGTGGTTTGAGAACCATGAGGCCTCACATTCAAATTCCAAAgataaaaacactaggtgatttatTCCTATCTGCTCTTGTCCTAGCCTTGGTATACAAAATTATCACGTACCTATGGAATTAAACTGACCCGAACACCACAATTATCAAAGAAAAGGGCCAATTTTAGCACTCGGTCAATGAGAATCATGGCGTATCCGGTTCAAATTCTAGAGACAAACTTCTTGTTGGTGAGATGTGACAAATATCCCGTGGAATTAGACGAGGTgcgcaagctggcccggacaccatgttatcaaaaaaaataaaacactagGTTATTTATCCTATCTGTTTTAGGCTACGAGCCAGCCTTGCTGGACAGCTTTATCTGAACCCCATGGAATTAAACTGACCCAAACACCACGATTATCAGGAAAAAAATGGccaactttaaaattttcatggATCTAAAGGACACGACAATTAAATATAAGATTCAATTGAACAATCAATAAAAATCTACGCGATCCAAGCTGAAATCAACATTTCAATAGCATTTTTCAACACAGAGAAAAAAAATGCTAGCAATGAAATTCAAAGGAGAGGGTATTTTCAAAGAACTGACTATTCGGAATTCATGATTTTGCGAAACGATTAACGATTTCGATTAACACTAATTTAACTTGATATATGGGCAGATAGATCTTTACGAAGGAAGTTCTTAAAGAAAATACAAGGTCCCATCCAGTAAACCTTCTGGCATCTTTAGATAGAGGTGCAAACTAGTAATCAACAAGAATCCAGTAAACATTGCACCCACGGTGTGGCCTAGGAGTCAATGAAGTTGGAGGCAAtgcactaggtgatttcttcctatATGTTTAAGCTATGGTGGATAGAGGTACCCGGTAGCTACCTCGTCGATTAGTCAAGTTGCATGTAAGTTGCTTCGGACAGCACggttataaataaaaagaaagaatcaaGTGAACATTGATATGAGCCGAGCGACCTTAATCCTTATGAATCAAATCCTGCAAACATTCTCTACGAGCACCTCGACTAATAGCCTGTTGACCAATCTTCTAAAATCAGCTTATTTAATTAGTGGTTTTTCcaaaagtgtttttcaaaaaagtatttttggtGAGAAACAATTGTGTTTgaccaaaaaatttaaatcacttttttgcAGCAATTTGTATTTGTCCAAGCTTTTAGAAGTGCTTCTAAGTGGGAAAAGCTACTTTTTTAAGCTTATGCTACTCCCCAGAAGCACTTGTTTCTCCCAAAAGCTTGGCCAAAcacaacatttttttaaaaataagcactTATGAATTTTGATCTCCAAAAGCTTCGTCAAACAGGCTATAAATCAAAAGGTGATCACGGCAGttccttttttatcttttaattatgGTAGTGTCGGGCTAACTTGTGTGTACCAAGACTAAGCTGCTACAACCAACAAGCACAACCAATGCACATAGAGAGCTCATAATCTTCCCCTTTTCCAGATAGATTTGGATAATAGGCAGAAACTAAAGACTAAATTTGTACCAGCcaaaatcataaatcatcaaATAAGAATCAAAGTGAATGGTCAACTTTACCACCCAAGGGTGTCGCTTATTGGTTAATGAACTGGGTTGAGAACCACGAGTTTCAAATTCCAGACACAAAAAACACTACCCCTCTATACCAAGACTAAGCTGCTACAACCAATGCACATAGAGAGCTCATAATCTTCCCCTTTTCCAGATAGATTTGGATAATAGGCAGAAACTAAAGACTAAATTTGTACCAGCcaaaatcataaatcatcaaATAAGAATCAAAGTGAATGGTCAACTTTACCACCCAAGGGTGTCGCTTATTGGTTAATGAACTGGGTTGAGAACCACGAGTTTCAAATTCCAGACACAAAAAACACTACCCCTCTATTCCACCCCCCAAAGAAAAAaacactaaggggtcgtttggtagaatgtataagaacaatgcaaaatatagtgtattagtaatgcttgcattagtaatacttgtattatttatgcttgtattagttatgcatgtattatttcttatacattgtttggtttgcttacataatttctataaaagaaatttttgtttacaaaaatacccttctttgattttgtacacttttttgcaacaaagttcttttgttatttcaaacataattagtattgttgaactattatatagaggtttaggattaattgcaagaccttcgtctttgcgcaAAATGTTACACCGACgtattaacatagtcgaaacaaaaataaaatacaagacgtaaaattaagaaataggctcaatttttttttaaaaatctttttaaaaactctcaaagcaaagcaaaaatatgttatagttatttaaatcatcattcattgttgtaaattcaaATGGcgggaaaaaaaattgtgaaatgttttgaaaagattcactattacaaattaaaatggcgggaaaagaaatggtgaaatattttgagagggaaattaAGGGGTAATaaagtcatttaataagttaatgcatgtgtttaaagtctttgtattactaatacataggaaatagagtgtattactaatacacacttcaatacacaata from Capsicum annuum cultivar UCD-10X-F1 unplaced genomic scaffold, UCD10Xv1.1 ctg1000, whole genome shotgun sequence encodes the following:
- the LOC124890019 gene encoding ras-related protein RABD2a isoform X1, with amino-acid sequence MNPEYDYLFKLLLIGDSGVGKSCLLLRFADDSYLDSYISTIGVDFKIRTVEQDGKTIKLQIWDTAGQERFRTITSSYYRGAHGIIIVYDITDQESFNNVKQWLSEIDRYASENVNKLLVGNKSDLNDNRAVSYDTAKAFADEIGIPFMEASAKSATNVEQAFMAMAAEIKNRMATQPASNNAKPPTVQIRGQPVNQKSGCCSS
- the LOC124890019 gene encoding ras-related protein RABD2a isoform X3 — its product is MHWSSDYLFKLLLIGDSGVGKSCLLLRFADDSYLDSYISTIGVDFKIRTVEQDGKTIKLQIWDTAGQERFRTITSSYYRGAHGIIIVYDITDQESFNNVKQWLSEIDRYASENVNKLLVGNKSDLNDNRAVSYDTAKAFADEIGIPFMEASAKSATNVEQAFMAMAAEIKNRMATQPASNNAKPPTVQIRGQPVNQKSGCCSS
- the LOC124890019 gene encoding ras-related protein RABD2a isoform X2, whose product is MNSEYDYLFKLLLIGDSGVGKSCLLLRFADDSYLDSYISTIGVDFKIRTVEQDGKTIKLQIWDTAGQERFRTITSSYYRGAHGIIIVYDITDQESFNNVKQWLSEIDRYASENVNKLLVGNKSDLNDNRAVSYDTAKAFADEIGIPFMEASAKSATNVEQAFMAMAAEIKNRMATQPASNNAKPPTVQIRGQPVNQKSGCCSS